One Pseudomonas entomophila genomic window carries:
- a CDS encoding twin-arginine translocation pathway signal protein: MQRRDLLRFSLGASLFLGTASLVGCSKETPSSGYQVLREDDLPLLQALIPIVLAGTQASSSTVLASLDHKLAALSPAMLKLTRQLFDVLSLPLTRGPLTGVWGGWTNATSTDVERFLERWRDSSLNLLRQGHASLLQLLLMAWYERPEAWTACGYPGPPKI; the protein is encoded by the coding sequence ATGCAGCGTCGCGACCTGCTCAGGTTCAGCCTGGGCGCCAGCCTGTTCCTCGGGACCGCGAGCCTGGTCGGCTGCTCGAAAGAGACACCCTCCTCTGGCTACCAGGTGCTGCGCGAGGATGATCTGCCGCTGTTGCAGGCCTTGATCCCGATCGTGCTGGCGGGAACCCAGGCCTCCAGCAGCACCGTGCTCGCGAGCCTCGACCACAAGCTGGCAGCGCTTTCCCCGGCCATGCTCAAGCTGACCCGGCAGTTGTTCGATGTGCTCAGCTTGCCCCTGACCCGTGGGCCATTGACCGGTGTCTGGGGAGGCTGGACCAACGCCACGAGCACGGATGTGGAGCGGTTTCTGGAGCGCTGGCGCGATAGCTCGTTGAACCTGCTGCGCCAGGGCCACGCCTCGCTGCTGCAGTTGTTGCTGATGGCCTGGTATGAGCGCCCCGAGGCCTGGACGGCCTGCGGTTAT